A genome region from Actinomycetota bacterium includes the following:
- a CDS encoding sugar phosphate nucleotidyltransferase: MPVKAVIMAGGEGTRLRPLTANQPKPMLPVGNRPIMEHIVRHIRDY; this comes from the coding sequence ATGCCGGTGAAGGCGGTGATCATGGCCGGCGGCGAGGGCACCCGCCTGCGCCCCCTCACCGCCAACCAGCCGAAGCCCATGCTCCCGGTGGGCAACCGGCCCATCATGGAGCACATCGTCCGGCACATCCGGGACTAC
- a CDS encoding CDP-alcohol phosphatidyltransferase family protein — translation MNDTNRSDPHPAPDPPPAAGNAGDPVPAEVPGPLGPSRRVSSAILTVPNAVTLVRLLLMPVCAYLLATERYGWGLVLTALVGSTDWVDGWLARRTGQVSRLGQLLDPLADRLLIASVAIALVFQGVVPWQAAVLLVARDLVLLCGWPLLKRRGIEPPEVILLGKAATLVLLFALPVLTLGATDVAVADAARLLGLAGLWVGVAMYYLAGAVYVRMVLERLGHRAEAGS, via the coding sequence ATGAACGACACCAACCGGTCCGACCCGCACCCGGCCCCCGACCCGCCCCCGGCCGCCGGGAACGCGGGCGACCCGGTGCCGGCCGAGGTCCCGGGGCCGCTGGGGCCCAGCCGGCGGGTGTCGAGCGCGATCCTCACCGTGCCCAACGCCGTCACGCTGGTCAGGCTGCTGCTGATGCCGGTCTGCGCCTACCTGCTGGCCACCGAGCGGTACGGGTGGGGGCTGGTGCTGACGGCGCTGGTGGGGTCGACCGACTGGGTGGACGGGTGGCTGGCCCGGCGGACCGGGCAGGTGAGCCGGCTCGGGCAGCTGCTCGACCCGCTGGCGGACCGGCTGCTGATCGCGTCGGTGGCGATCGCGCTGGTGTTCCAGGGGGTGGTGCCGTGGCAGGCGGCGGTGCTGCTGGTGGCGAGGGACCTGGTGCTGCTGTGCGGCTGGCCGCTGCTGAAGCGGCGCGGGATCGAGCCGCCCGAGGTGATCCTGCTCGGGAAGGCGGCCACCCTGGTGCTGCTGTTCGCCCTGCCGGTGCTGACCCTGGGGGCGACCGACGTGGCCGTGGCCGACGCCGCCCGCCTGCTCGGGCTGGCCGGGTTGTGGGTGGGGGTGGCGATGTACTACCTCGCCGGGGCGGTCTACGTCAGAATGGTGCTCGAACGGCTCGGCCACCGGGCGGAGGCCGGCTCCTAG